From a region of the uncultured Draconibacterium sp. genome:
- a CDS encoding glycoside hydrolase family 2 TIM barrel-domain containing protein → MMKRATTLFFILTIYLSTFSQQVDFLPNDWQNPAVFEKGQNTPHAFHIPYASANDAIQNMPRKCRNYKLLNGQWKFKLVGTPKQVPVDFWQPDFETTGWNEIKVPSNWQMEGYGHPKFRNIAISFENDPPNIPDYYNPTGCYKKKFTVPENWEDKEVMLRFEGIKSASYVWVNGQRVGYNQGGFEPAEFNITPFIQKGENDLAVQVIRFSDGSYLENQDMWRLSGIFRDVKLYTQPKTFIHDYYVVTDFDENYEDVTLTVETQIQNHLPEAESGEITVDVYDLAGRTILKEGALREDFEVDSMGNVKVQLSTLVVEPPQWSAEFPNLFILLVQLKNAGGNVTEAFTQKIGFREVEYKDKILTVNGVPVKLNGVNSHMHHPEHGQAVPLETLKQDLLLMKQHNINCVRTCHYPPTPEYIALADELGIYIFDEVGDEAHNNINLSEKPEWTEMYRDRSRKLVYRDRNHPAVIVWSAGNESGSGQNINEVIKTGKAIDPSRPAWMYGGNAFYIPFEDIVGPRYWVPVDYKNLAQGKVLPANDIRASFMDEYLAATGNGLGGMDEYWEYIWKYPRLTGGAIWDWISPGIKTTRWILPDLSPQKNDGQIMGRPMFQQGVYGWGLEFSGHDDWVVFYRDPSLDITGNQLTIDFWVKPSEIPQPNVFVAKGAHGYGIQMADAKTLEFYVFGNERISSKAKVGEDFYENWHHISGIYNGNQLQLYIDNKRAGTTSFSGDISSTPFPLCIGREPETQDQGEHSGRMSKMVIDDVRVFNRAVNINNIEKEKAGLVLHLNFEEDKKDGDFYAVGLGGRTYGIVWPDRTVQPEINQIKRSGQPIKIEAVDIENGVLKVTNRHHFKNLNEMEGFWQITVDGEASQRGFFDCDIPAGETGEVTIDYRRPRIESTTECLLEVSFMLKEDLKWAPKGHEIAWEQFPVPSDFYFVDEEENNEKVTATDDENYIRISGNNFSYSINKKTGSFESLKYKGTEYLEDGPEFMVWRAPIANDIDPWGSYMFGDSNVTPGMGRSIDNQLRTLGMRDLVSEVDDYELLQVSDDKVTLKMDVFANSSLDPARRKDQWFFYSAFEQKQTWTFSADGSIQLDQEVIPHGPMPEMLQKVGLQFQLPKSFNQVQYYGRGPFENYPDRKTGAKVGLYHSTADSMYVPYIIPQEYGNRSDVRWLKVHNDDDHGLLIQGNELLNFSLHKYTTDNLSRAMYTYQLEEAPNTILNVDYEVSGVGGTAIRQLQKYRVRPDLKKYSLTIKPF, encoded by the coding sequence ATGATGAAACGAGCGACCACCTTGTTTTTTATTCTCACAATTTATCTCAGTACTTTTTCGCAGCAAGTTGATTTTCTTCCAAACGACTGGCAAAATCCAGCCGTGTTTGAGAAAGGACAAAATACACCTCATGCATTTCATATTCCCTATGCATCGGCTAATGATGCTATTCAGAACATGCCACGGAAATGCAGGAATTACAAATTGCTTAATGGCCAATGGAAGTTTAAATTGGTAGGAACGCCAAAACAGGTGCCTGTAGATTTTTGGCAGCCCGATTTTGAAACAACAGGATGGAATGAAATCAAGGTTCCTTCAAACTGGCAAATGGAAGGTTATGGGCATCCGAAGTTCCGAAACATTGCCATTTCGTTTGAGAACGATCCGCCCAATATTCCCGATTATTATAATCCGACCGGATGCTACAAAAAGAAATTTACTGTTCCAGAAAACTGGGAAGATAAAGAGGTAATGCTCCGTTTTGAAGGCATAAAATCGGCATCGTATGTTTGGGTGAACGGACAGCGGGTTGGTTATAACCAGGGCGGTTTTGAACCGGCAGAGTTTAATATCACACCATTTATTCAAAAGGGTGAAAACGATCTGGCCGTTCAGGTGATTCGTTTTTCTGATGGTTCGTATCTCGAGAATCAGGACATGTGGCGACTGTCGGGCATCTTTCGCGATGTAAAATTATACACTCAACCCAAAACGTTTATTCACGATTATTATGTGGTAACCGATTTTGATGAAAATTATGAAGATGTAACATTGACGGTGGAAACCCAGATACAGAATCACTTGCCTGAAGCAGAATCGGGAGAAATAACTGTTGATGTTTATGATCTTGCAGGCCGTACAATTTTAAAAGAGGGGGCGCTTCGCGAAGATTTTGAAGTGGATTCAATGGGAAATGTTAAGGTGCAATTGTCTACTTTGGTTGTTGAACCGCCACAGTGGTCGGCCGAGTTTCCGAACCTTTTTATCCTGCTGGTGCAGCTAAAAAATGCGGGTGGAAATGTAACTGAAGCATTCACCCAAAAAATCGGTTTCCGCGAGGTGGAATACAAGGATAAGATTTTAACCGTAAACGGTGTTCCTGTTAAACTGAATGGTGTAAACAGCCACATGCATCATCCGGAACACGGGCAGGCGGTGCCGCTGGAAACTTTAAAGCAGGATTTGCTGCTGATGAAACAGCACAATATTAACTGTGTGCGAACCTGTCATTATCCACCAACACCTGAATATATTGCTTTGGCTGATGAGCTTGGTATCTACATTTTTGATGAAGTGGGCGATGAGGCGCATAACAATATTAATCTATCGGAAAAGCCGGAGTGGACCGAGATGTACCGCGACCGTTCGCGCAAACTGGTGTACCGCGACCGCAATCATCCTGCAGTAATTGTTTGGAGCGCCGGAAACGAATCGGGCAGCGGACAAAATATCAACGAAGTAATTAAAACCGGAAAGGCAATCGATCCCAGCCGCCCCGCCTGGATGTATGGCGGAAACGCCTTTTACATTCCTTTCGAGGATATAGTGGGGCCACGGTACTGGGTGCCGGTTGATTATAAAAATCTGGCGCAGGGTAAAGTGTTACCTGCCAACGATATTCGCGCGTCGTTTATGGACGAGTACCTGGCTGCAACCGGGAATGGTCTTGGCGGCATGGACGAATATTGGGAATATATCTGGAAATACCCGCGTTTAACAGGTGGTGCCATTTGGGACTGGATTAGCCCCGGGATTAAAACAACGCGCTGGATTTTGCCGGATCTCTCACCACAAAAAAACGATGGACAGATAATGGGACGCCCTATGTTTCAGCAGGGCGTTTATGGTTGGGGCCTGGAGTTCTCCGGTCACGATGACTGGGTGGTGTTTTACCGCGATCCAAGTCTGGATATTACCGGAAATCAGCTGACGATTGATTTTTGGGTGAAGCCATCCGAAATTCCGCAGCCTAATGTTTTTGTCGCCAAAGGAGCACACGGTTACGGCATTCAAATGGCCGATGCAAAAACGCTGGAATTTTATGTGTTTGGAAACGAACGTATTTCTTCCAAAGCAAAAGTGGGTGAGGATTTTTATGAAAACTGGCATCACATCTCGGGTATTTACAACGGAAATCAGCTACAGCTATACATCGATAATAAACGGGCAGGCACTACTTCGTTTTCTGGAGATATTAGCTCAACACCTTTCCCGCTTTGTATTGGTCGCGAGCCCGAAACACAGGATCAGGGCGAACACTCGGGGCGTATGTCAAAAATGGTAATTGATGATGTGCGGGTGTTTAATCGTGCAGTAAATATCAATAATATTGAGAAAGAAAAAGCAGGGCTGGTGCTGCATCTGAATTTTGAGGAAGATAAAAAAGACGGTGATTTTTATGCGGTTGGTTTGGGCGGAAGAACGTATGGAATTGTATGGCCCGACAGAACTGTTCAGCCGGAAATCAATCAAATAAAACGATCGGGGCAACCGATAAAAATTGAAGCTGTTGACATTGAAAACGGTGTGCTGAAAGTGACCAACCGTCATCATTTCAAAAATTTAAATGAGATGGAAGGATTCTGGCAGATTACGGTAGATGGTGAAGCCAGTCAGCGCGGATTTTTTGATTGCGATATTCCGGCAGGCGAAACAGGCGAAGTAACTATTGATTACCGCAGGCCGCGCATTGAATCGACAACGGAGTGTCTGCTGGAAGTTTCTTTTATGCTAAAAGAAGATTTGAAATGGGCTCCAAAAGGTCACGAAATTGCCTGGGAACAGTTTCCCGTACCAAGCGATTTTTATTTTGTTGATGAGGAAGAAAACAACGAAAAAGTTACTGCTACAGACGATGAAAATTATATACGGATAAGTGGCAACAATTTTAGCTATTCCATTAATAAAAAAACAGGAAGTTTTGAATCGTTAAAATATAAGGGCACTGAGTATCTCGAGGACGGTCCTGAATTTATGGTTTGGCGCGCTCCAATTGCCAACGATATCGACCCGTGGGGAAGTTACATGTTTGGCGATAGCAATGTTACGCCGGGAATGGGACGAAGTATTGACAACCAGTTGCGTACCCTGGGAATGCGTGATCTGGTTTCAGAAGTAGACGACTATGAGTTGCTGCAGGTGAGCGACGATAAGGTGACGCTGAAAATGGATGTATTTGCCAATTCAAGCCTTGATCCGGCCAGACGAAAAGATCAGTGGTTTTTTTATTCGGCATTCGAGCAAAAACAAACCTGGACATTTTCTGCTGACGGAAGTATTCAGTTGGATCAGGAAGTAATTCCGCACGGACCAATGCCTGAAATGTTGCAGAAGGTTGGACTGCAATTTCAGTTACCAAAAAGTTTTAATCAGGTTCAATATTACGGGCGAGGGCCGTTTGAGAACTACCCCGATCGCAAAACAGGGGCAAAAGTAGGGCTGTATCATTCAACAGCCGACTCCATGTACGTACCTTACATTATTCCGCAGGAATACGGTAACCGCAGCGATGTGCGCTGGCTAAAAGTGCATAACGATGATGATCATGGATTATTGATACAAGGAAATGAACTGCTGAATTTTAGCCTGCATAAATACACCACTGATAACTTGTCGCGCGCCATGTATACGTATCAGCTGGAGGAGGCTCCGAATACGATTCTGAACGTGGACTACGAAGTATCGGGAGTTGGTGGTACGGCCATCCGCCAATTGCAAAAATACCGGGTGCGGCCCGATTTGAAAAAGTATTCGTTAACGATTAAGCCGTTTTAA
- a CDS encoding YdeI/OmpD-associated family protein, producing the protein MGKKFKFETILINGPFKGIYAEFPFDSRKEFGTNRHVWCQVSIDDHVVSMNLLPNGKGGHWLHLKKEIRDKIGKREGDNVTIELQRALKPRTVEIPDYLQWLLDNDGDMQKYFNRLPISGKKFWIQHIEESKNDDTKVERVNRFFEFLHKHYAHKS; encoded by the coding sequence ATGGGGAAGAAATTTAAATTTGAAACCATTCTGATTAACGGACCTTTTAAAGGGATTTATGCTGAATTTCCTTTTGACAGTCGGAAAGAATTTGGAACGAATCGACATGTGTGGTGCCAGGTTTCGATTGATGATCATGTTGTTTCGATGAATTTATTGCCGAACGGAAAAGGTGGACACTGGCTTCATCTGAAAAAAGAAATCAGAGATAAAATTGGTAAACGTGAGGGAGATAATGTAACTATTGAATTGCAACGAGCACTTAAGCCTCGTACAGTTGAAATTCCGGACTACCTGCAGTGGTTGCTTGATAACGATGGCGACATGCAGAAATATTTTAACAGGCTCCCCATTTCCGGCAAGAAATTCTGGATCCAGCATATTGAAGAATCAAAAAATGACGATACGAAAGTGGAACGGGTTAACCGCTTTTTTGAATTCCTTCACAAACATTATGCACATAAAAGCTGA
- a CDS encoding sulfatase has translation MKKLTYLIFAAVVLFTASCTPKNQQTTATQQSPNFVVIFIDDMGYGDPCCYGGTGYSTPNIDKLAAEGMRFTNFYAAQPVCSASRAGLLTGCYPNRIGISGALFPYHEVGINPNETTIAEMLKEKGYATGIYGKWHLGHRKSFLPLQNGFDEYVGVPYSNDMWPLSNTGQKLPEGNDRLKYPALPVMHNNDVLFTINSWKEQDTLTTLYTEKAVDFINRNANQPFFLYLPHSMAHIPLGVSDKFRGKSEQGLYGDVMMEIDWSVGQIEKALAENGLTENTVIIFTTDNGPWLNFGNHAGSSGGLREGKTTSWEGGQRVPFIIKWPGKTPAGTICNKLGCAIDILPSFAEIAGTSLPDLKIDGTSIVELWKGDNNANPRETILFYYGKNNLNGVRKGNWKLVLPHTWASYNTEPGRDGNGGKRIQMTVEIPELYNMMRDPGEQYNVIEYYPGKAAELMQVVEKARAELGDLNVGIEKGSGNRDIGRL, from the coding sequence ATGAAAAAGCTAACTTATCTCATTTTTGCAGCAGTAGTTTTATTTACTGCTTCGTGTACACCAAAAAACCAACAAACAACAGCAACGCAGCAATCGCCAAATTTTGTGGTTATTTTTATCGATGATATGGGTTATGGCGATCCGTGTTGTTATGGAGGAACGGGATACAGCACTCCAAATATCGACAAACTTGCTGCAGAGGGCATGCGTTTTACCAACTTTTACGCCGCGCAACCTGTTTGTAGCGCCTCGCGGGCAGGCTTACTAACAGGGTGTTACCCCAACCGTATTGGAATTTCAGGCGCACTGTTCCCTTATCACGAGGTGGGTATAAATCCGAATGAAACAACTATTGCCGAGATGCTGAAAGAAAAAGGTTACGCAACCGGCATTTACGGGAAATGGCACCTGGGGCATCGTAAATCGTTTTTACCACTTCAAAATGGATTTGACGAATATGTTGGGGTACCTTACTCCAACGACATGTGGCCACTATCCAATACAGGGCAGAAACTTCCTGAAGGAAATGACCGATTAAAATACCCGGCACTTCCGGTGATGCATAACAATGATGTGCTTTTTACCATTAACAGTTGGAAAGAACAAGACACTCTTACCACGCTATATACCGAAAAAGCTGTTGACTTTATTAACAGAAATGCTAACCAACCGTTTTTCTTATACCTGCCACATTCCATGGCACATATCCCTTTGGGAGTATCCGATAAATTTCGCGGAAAAAGCGAACAGGGTTTATACGGCGATGTAATGATGGAAATTGACTGGAGTGTTGGTCAGATTGAAAAGGCGCTTGCTGAGAATGGGCTTACCGAAAATACCGTTATTATTTTCACTACCGATAACGGTCCGTGGCTTAATTTTGGTAATCATGCCGGGTCATCCGGAGGATTGCGCGAAGGTAAAACCACCAGCTGGGAAGGCGGACAGCGTGTACCGTTTATTATAAAATGGCCCGGAAAAACTCCGGCAGGAACGATTTGTAATAAACTGGGCTGCGCCATTGACATACTGCCCAGTTTTGCAGAGATCGCCGGGACATCACTTCCCGATTTAAAAATAGACGGCACCAGTATTGTTGAACTTTGGAAAGGAGATAACAACGCTAATCCACGCGAAACCATTTTGTTTTATTATGGCAAAAACAACCTGAATGGCGTTCGCAAGGGAAACTGGAAACTGGTACTCCCCCACACATGGGCATCGTACAACACAGAACCGGGAAGAGACGGAAATGGCGGGAAACGTATTCAAATGACCGTTGAAATCCCCGAGCTTTATAACATGATGCGCGATCCGGGAGAACAGTACAATGTGATAGAATATTACCCCGGGAAAGCTGCCGAGTTGATGCAGGTAGTTGAAAAAGCACGTGCAGAACTGGGCGACTTAAATGTGGGTATAGAAAAAGGTTCAGGCAACAGGGATATCGGCAGGTTATAA
- a CDS encoding BNR-4 repeat-containing protein, translating into MKPILLLPVLSLVFLFACSSSTKKSTETTQQTPTIHTLCDDGAWCWFSDPRAIYTDADKIITGWVKKDGSIEVASLNPETKEAKFNNIYPQFEVDDHDNPAFTILPDGNILTMFSWHSTGKGILSDTTTNGTDIESFGKNVAFKPTNEELLKKFPRETFTYANPFVLSEEDNKLFAFGRWIGFKPNLIISDDNGNTWSEQYVVMSDVPYTSGNRPYVKYYSDGKSKIHMIFTNGHPRVEPTNSVYYCYYEKGAFWKADGTKICDLGGLPFQVCDATEVYKADEERGRAWICDIVEKDGTPYILYTRHPQETDHRYYYAWYNAETQNWEDHEICIAGKWFPQTPNGEIEREPHYMGNMTFNPNKPNEIYLSREINGVFEIEKRTTSDGGNSWDIEPITQNSPLDNVRPYIPRYQPQNAKTVVLWMENNKYIHYTDYDCSIKYYVEP; encoded by the coding sequence ATGAAACCTATTCTTCTGTTACCAGTTCTTTCGCTTGTATTTCTGTTTGCGTGCAGCTCTTCTACGAAAAAAAGCACTGAAACAACACAACAAACTCCAACAATTCATACACTTTGTGATGATGGCGCCTGGTGCTGGTTCTCAGATCCGCGGGCGATTTACACCGATGCCGATAAAATTATCACCGGTTGGGTAAAAAAAGACGGATCGATAGAAGTGGCTTCCTTAAACCCGGAAACCAAAGAAGCAAAATTCAACAACATCTATCCGCAGTTTGAAGTTGATGATCATGATAATCCGGCTTTTACGATACTTCCTGATGGCAACATTCTCACTATGTTCTCCTGGCACTCAACGGGTAAAGGCATTTTGAGCGATACAACTACAAACGGCACTGATATTGAAAGTTTTGGTAAGAATGTGGCTTTTAAACCTACAAACGAAGAGCTGCTCAAAAAATTTCCGAGAGAAACTTTTACTTATGCCAATCCATTTGTTTTAAGCGAAGAGGATAATAAACTGTTTGCTTTTGGACGCTGGATCGGGTTTAAACCCAACCTGATTATTTCGGATGACAATGGCAATACATGGAGCGAACAATATGTGGTAATGAGTGACGTTCCGTATACTTCCGGCAACCGGCCTTACGTAAAATATTATTCTGATGGAAAATCAAAAATTCATATGATATTTACCAACGGGCATCCGCGCGTTGAACCAACCAACTCGGTTTATTATTGCTATTACGAGAAAGGTGCATTCTGGAAAGCTGACGGCACAAAAATTTGCGACCTTGGAGGCCTGCCGTTTCAGGTATGCGATGCAACGGAGGTGTACAAAGCTGATGAAGAACGCGGGCGTGCCTGGATTTGCGATATTGTAGAAAAAGATGGAACTCCCTACATTTTGTACACCCGTCACCCGCAGGAAACCGACCACCGCTACTATTACGCCTGGTACAATGCCGAAACACAAAACTGGGAAGACCATGAAATTTGCATAGCCGGCAAATGGTTTCCACAAACACCCAATGGTGAAATAGAGCGTGAACCGCATTACATGGGCAATATGACTTTTAATCCGAATAAACCCAATGAGATTTATCTGTCGCGCGAGATAAACGGTGTTTTTGAAATTGAAAAACGTACTACGAGCGATGGTGGAAATTCCTGGGACATTGAGCCAATTACCCAAAACTCACCCCTCGACAATGTGCGACCATATATTCCGCGCTACCAACCCCAAAATGCTAAAACCGTTGTGCTGTGGATGGAAAACAATAAATACATACATTACACCGATTACGATTGCAGCATTAAATACTACGTTGAGCCTTAA
- a CDS encoding FAD-dependent oxidoreductase, producing MSKYLIIGGVAGGATVAARLRRLDEQAEIIIFERGAHISYANCGLPYYIGDVIKEREKLLLQTPESFKARLNVEVRVFNEVVKIDREKQAVVVRNVKTGEEYTEAYDKLVLSPGAEPIKPPISGIKDPSIFTLRNVADTDKVKAYCNDNQPKRAVVVGAGFIGLEMAENLHHLGMKVSIVEMAKQVMAPLDYEMAAVVHQHLKTKQVEFFLKDGVTSFKREDGVLNVTLQSGRQIETDLVILSIGVKPENKLAREAGLDLAPNGGIIANEFLLSNDENIYVLGDAMAFPHPITGKLSNIYLAGPANKQGRIVADNIVSGNTRKYKGAIATAIAKVFDITVASTGIPEKTLKNEMMPYTANIIHGASHAGYYPDALPYTLKILFHPETGKLYGAQMIGYEGVDKRIDLIATVLKQGGSIYDLQDIEHAYAPPFSSAKDPVNQAGFAAENIVSGKLKIVSWDEIHNFHSENIVLLDVRTAAENELGHIEGSVNIPVDDLRERLNELPKDKKIIVYCGVGLRGYIACRILTQSGFNEVYNLSGGYKTYEHSICKQSNEDIFEANYITKNDHIYRGKATNGEAVIEGAPVKTIQVDACGLQCPGPILKLKQEIENIKPGERLEQIATDMGFMKDVKSWCNMTGNKLVSVSAEKGKVKALIEKGNKQEGSSTKTSAASAKNKTMVVFSDEMDRALASLVIANGAAAMGSKVTLFFTFWGLNVIKKSDKPNVDKDLMGKMFGSMMAKDAGDLKLSKMNMMGMGAKMMKKRMLAKKVDSLEDMLQTAMENGVQMIACQMSMDVMGVDKEELIEGVEIGGVATYLEEADQSNLNLFI from the coding sequence ATGTCAAAATATTTAATCATTGGAGGAGTTGCCGGAGGTGCAACAGTGGCGGCCAGGTTGCGTCGTTTAGACGAACAGGCAGAGATCATAATTTTTGAACGTGGAGCACATATTTCATATGCAAACTGCGGATTGCCCTATTATATCGGAGATGTTATTAAAGAGCGGGAGAAATTGCTTTTGCAAACGCCCGAAAGTTTTAAAGCCCGTTTAAATGTTGAAGTGCGGGTTTTTAACGAAGTTGTGAAGATTGACCGCGAAAAGCAGGCGGTGGTTGTTCGCAATGTGAAAACCGGCGAGGAGTATACCGAAGCCTACGACAAATTGGTATTGTCTCCTGGAGCTGAGCCCATCAAACCTCCGATTTCAGGAATTAAAGATCCATCGATTTTTACATTGCGTAATGTGGCTGATACCGATAAGGTAAAAGCGTACTGCAACGACAACCAACCCAAAAGAGCAGTGGTGGTTGGTGCCGGTTTTATCGGTCTTGAAATGGCAGAAAACCTGCACCATTTAGGTATGAAAGTGTCGATTGTGGAAATGGCGAAGCAGGTAATGGCGCCGCTTGATTACGAAATGGCGGCAGTAGTTCACCAGCACCTGAAAACGAAACAGGTAGAGTTCTTTTTGAAAGACGGTGTTACTTCGTTTAAACGTGAAGATGGCGTGTTGAATGTGACTTTGCAATCAGGGCGTCAAATTGAAACTGATCTGGTAATTCTGTCTATTGGTGTAAAACCGGAAAACAAACTGGCGCGCGAAGCCGGCCTGGATTTGGCCCCCAATGGCGGAATAATCGCCAACGAATTTTTGTTGAGTAACGACGAAAATATTTATGTATTGGGTGATGCTATGGCTTTTCCGCACCCGATAACCGGAAAGCTGAGTAATATTTATCTGGCGGGTCCGGCTAACAAGCAGGGCCGGATTGTGGCAGATAATATTGTGAGCGGAAATACTCGCAAGTACAAAGGTGCTATTGCAACAGCCATCGCCAAAGTGTTTGATATTACGGTGGCCTCAACCGGAATTCCGGAAAAGACTTTGAAGAATGAAATGATGCCTTACACGGCAAACATCATTCACGGTGCATCGCATGCAGGTTATTATCCCGATGCTTTGCCCTACACTTTAAAAATCCTTTTCCACCCTGAAACCGGGAAATTGTATGGCGCGCAAATGATCGGTTACGAAGGAGTGGACAAACGAATCGATCTGATTGCAACTGTACTGAAACAAGGTGGCAGCATTTACGATCTGCAGGATATTGAGCATGCTTATGCTCCTCCGTTTTCATCGGCAAAAGATCCGGTGAATCAGGCGGGTTTTGCAGCAGAAAATATCGTGAGCGGCAAACTTAAAATCGTAAGCTGGGACGAGATTCATAACTTTCATTCGGAGAATATTGTATTGCTCGATGTTCGTACGGCTGCAGAAAATGAATTGGGGCATATTGAAGGTTCGGTAAATATTCCGGTTGATGATTTGCGCGAACGATTGAATGAACTGCCAAAGGACAAAAAGATAATTGTTTATTGTGGTGTTGGTTTGCGCGGCTACATTGCCTGCCGGATTCTTACTCAATCGGGATTTAACGAAGTTTACAACCTCAGCGGAGGATACAAAACGTACGAACATTCCATCTGCAAACAAAGTAACGAAGATATTTTTGAAGCCAATTACATAACCAAAAACGACCATATTTATCGCGGAAAAGCGACTAATGGAGAGGCCGTAATTGAAGGAGCGCCGGTAAAAACCATTCAGGTTGATGCTTGTGGTTTGCAGTGCCCCGGACCGATTCTGAAGTTAAAACAGGAAATTGAAAACATTAAACCCGGCGAGCGATTGGAGCAAATTGCCACCGACATGGGTTTTATGAAAGATGTGAAGTCGTGGTGTAACATGACCGGTAACAAGCTGGTTTCCGTTTCTGCAGAAAAGGGTAAAGTAAAAGCCCTGATTGAAAAAGGTAACAAGCAAGAGGGAAGCAGCACAAAAACGAGTGCGGCATCAGCCAAAAATAAAACCATGGTAGTTTTTAGCGACGAAATGGACCGCGCGCTGGCATCGCTGGTAATTGCCAATGGTGCCGCGGCGATGGGAAGTAAAGTAACGTTGTTTTTCACTTTCTGGGGATTGAATGTGATTAAAAAATCAGACAAACCAAATGTAGATAAGGACTTGATGGGCAAGATGTTTGGTTCGATGATGGCGAAAGATGCAGGCGATCTGAAACTCTCGAAAATGAACATGATGGGAATGGGTGCCAAAATGATGAAAAAGCGCATGCTGGCTAAAAAAGTAGATTCGCTGGAAGATATGCTTCAGACGGCCATGGAAAATGGTGTGCAAATGATTGCCTGCCAAATGTCGATGGATGTAATGGGCGTTGACAAAGAGGAGTTGATAGAAGGCGTTGAAATTGGTGGTGTGGCTACTTATTTGGAAGAAGCTGACCAGTCGAATCTGAATTTGTTTATTTAA
- a CDS encoding putative oxidoreductase C-terminal domain-containing protein: MKHLSTLAAALAILFSACTGGSQKSTNSEKEKNMFTGAKGEVKIMTLDPGHFHAALVQKSMYDQVDPVVNVYAPDGLDVVDHLKRIEGYNTREENPTLWVEKVYKGEDYLEKMLAEKPGNVMVTAGNNGKKTDYILKTVEAGINVLADKPMVISPENFPKLEKAFEVANENGVLLYDIMTERHEITTMLQRELSQLPEVFGTLQKGTTENPAITKESVHHFFKYVSGNPLKRPAWYFDTQQQGEGIVDVNTHLVDLIQWEAFPEVVLSKEDVEIVSAKHWTTSLTPEMFKKSTSLDEYPEFLKKDVEGDILKVYCNGEINYTLKGVHAKASVIWNFQAPEGAGDTHYSIMRGTKCNLEIIQGEEEGYKPQLYIEATEVDPMEFAGSLNNAVTGLAETYPGISVEKTGDKKWKLNIPVKYKVGHEAHFGQVTEKYLQYLIDGKLPEWEVPNMIVKYYTTTEGLKAALNNE, translated from the coding sequence ATGAAACATCTATCAACTTTGGCCGCAGCACTGGCAATTCTGTTTTCAGCATGCACGGGTGGCAGCCAAAAATCAACGAACTCTGAAAAGGAGAAAAACATGTTTACAGGAGCAAAAGGAGAAGTAAAAATTATGACCCTCGACCCGGGACATTTTCATGCTGCATTGGTACAAAAATCGATGTACGACCAGGTTGATCCTGTTGTAAACGTTTATGCACCTGATGGACTAGATGTAGTGGATCATCTGAAACGAATTGAAGGCTACAATACTCGTGAAGAAAACCCAACATTGTGGGTAGAGAAGGTTTATAAAGGTGAGGATTACCTTGAAAAAATGTTGGCAGAAAAACCCGGTAACGTAATGGTTACCGCTGGAAATAACGGAAAAAAAACTGACTACATTTTAAAAACCGTTGAAGCCGGAATTAACGTACTGGCCGACAAACCAATGGTAATTTCGCCCGAGAATTTTCCGAAGCTGGAAAAAGCGTTCGAGGTAGCTAATGAAAATGGAGTTTTGCTGTATGATATCATGACCGAACGTCATGAGATTACCACCATGTTGCAACGCGAATTATCGCAATTACCTGAGGTTTTTGGAACTCTTCAGAAAGGAACTACCGAAAATCCGGCAATTACCAAGGAAAGTGTACACCACTTTTTCAAATACGTTTCAGGGAATCCGTTAAAGCGTCCGGCATGGTATTTCGACACCCAACAACAGGGCGAAGGAATTGTGGATGTAAACACGCACCTTGTTGATTTGATTCAATGGGAAGCTTTCCCCGAAGTAGTTCTTTCGAAAGAAGATGTGGAAATCGTTTCGGCCAAACACTGGACCACTAGCCTTACACCGGAGATGTTTAAAAAATCGACTTCGCTCGATGAATATCCGGAGTTTCTGAAAAAAGATGTTGAAGGAGATATTTTAAAAGTTTATTGCAACGGCGAGATCAATTACACGCTAAAAGGCGTTCATGCCAAAGCATCGGTTATCTGGAACTTCCAGGCGCCGGAAGGTGCCGGCGATACCCACTACTCCATTATGCGTGGAACAAAATGTAATCTCGAAATTATTCAGGGTGAAGAGGAAGGTTATAAACCACAATTGTATATTGAAGCAACAGAGGTTGATCCAATGGAATTTGCCGGAAGTCTGAATAATGCAGTTACAGGTTTGGCAGAGACGTACCCGGGAATTTCGGTGGAAAAAACTGGTGATAAAAAGTGGAAATTAAATATCCCGGTAAAATACAAAGTCGGTCATGAGGCACACTTCGGACAGGTAACCGAAAAATACCTGCAATATTTAATCGATGGGAAATTGCCGGAATGGGAAGTTCCGAATATGATTGTAAAATATTACACGACTACTGAAGGTTTGAAGGCAGCGTTGAATAATGAATGA